Within Amycolatopsis sp. FDAARGOS 1241, the genomic segment ACGCAGGAGCGGGTGCAGCGGTTCGCCGAAGCCACGGACGACTACCAGTGGATCCACCTCGACACCGAGAAGGCCGCCGCGGGCCCGTTCGGCACGACGATCGTCCACGGGTTCCTCACGCTGTCGCTGCTGCCGCACTTCGGCTCGCAGGTGTACCGGGTGGACGGCCTGAAGATGGGCATCAACTACGGCCTCAACAAGGTGCGCTTCCCGCAGCCGGTGAAGGTCGGTGCCAAGGTGCGCGGCAGCGCGGACCTGCTCGAGGTGACAGATGTGGCCGGTGGCAAGCAAGCTGTGGTGCGGTGGACCGTCGAAATCGACGGCGAGGCCAAGCCCGCCTGCGTCGCCGAGTTCGTCGCCCGCTTGATCGCCTGAGCCGCCGGCCCGGGAACGCCCCGGGCCGGTGGCTGTACGACATACCGACTAGTCGGTAGCGTGATTCGTCGAACCCCGAGGAGACCCGATGACCCCGTCCGACCCGCCCGGTCTCGACCTGGCCCGCCTGCGCGCGTACCTCGACGAGCAGCGGCCCGGCCTGGTCGCCGGCGAGCTGACCGGTGAAGTGGTGCAGGGCGGCCGCTCGAACCTCACGTACATCGTGGACGACGGCGCGAGCCGCTGGGTGGTGCGCCGCCCGCCGCTCGGGCACGTGCTGCCGACCGCGCACGACATGGCGCGCGAGTTCACGGTGATCTCCGGCCTGGCCGGCACGGCGGTCCCGGTGCCGGGCACCGTCCTGCTGTGCCAGGACCCGGATGTGCTCGGCGCGCAGTTCTACGTCATGGAGTTCGTCGAGGGCACGCCGTACCGCACCGATGCCGAGCTCGCGAAGCTGGGCACCGAGCGCACGCGCGAGATCGGCTACCGGCTCGTGGACACGCTCGTCGACCTGCACGCCGTGAACCCCGGCGACGTCGGGCTCGGCGACTTCGGGCGGCCGGACGGCTTCCTCGAACGCCAGCTGCGCCGCTGGAAGAAGCAGCTCGACGGCTCCCGCAGCCGCGACCTGCCCGGTGCGGATGAGCTGCACGACAGCCTCGCCGCGAAGCTGCCCACCTCGCCGCCGGCGACGATCGTGCACGGCGACTACCGCCTCGACAACGTGCTCGTCGACGCCGACGACCGCATCACCGCCGTGCTCGACTGGGAGATGTCCACGCTCGGCGACCCGCTCACGGACCTCGCGCTGCTGGTGGCCTACGCCGAGCGCGACAAGGTTTCGCTGCAGATGGTGTCGAACGCCAGCTCGGCACCCGGCTACCCGAGCCCCGACGAGGTGATCGCCCGCTACGCCGAACTCTCCGGGCGCGACGTGTCGGCGCTCAACTGGTACGTGAGCTTCGCGTTCTTCAAGCTCGCGGTGATCCTGGAAGGCATCTACTTCCGCTACCGCAAAGGCCAGACCGTCGGGGCCGGGTTCGAGAGCATCGGCGATGCCGTGGCCCCGCTCGTCTCGCACGGCTACGAGACGCTCAAAGAGGAGAAGTAGTCATGGACTTCGCGTTCGACTCCCGCACCGAGGAGCTGCGCGGGCAGCTCCTCGAGTTCATGGACTCGCACGTCTACCCCGCCGAACCGGTCTTCGAGGAGCAGCTGGCCCAGCGGGAGAACCCGTGGACGTCGGTGCCGATCGTCGAGGAGCTCAAGGCCGAGGCGCGCAAGCGCGGCCTGTGGAACTTCTTCCTGCCGGGTGAGGACGGCGCGGGCCTGACCAACTTGCAGTACGCGCCGCTGGCCGAGATCACGGGCCGCAGCCCGCGGCTCGCGCCGACGGCCGTGAACTGCGCCGCGCCGGACACCGGGAACATGGAAGTGCTCCACATGTTCGGTTCGGAGCAGCAGAAGAAGCAGTGGCTGCAGCCGTTGCTGGACGGCGAGATCCGCTCCGCGTTCGCGATGACCGAACCCGACGTGGCCTCGTCCGACGCGCGCAACATCGCCACGAGCATCCGCCGCGACGGCGACGAGTACGTGGTCAACGGCCGCAAGTGGTTCATCTCCGGCGCGATGAACCCGAACTGCAAGATCATGATCGTGATGGGCAAGACCGATCCGGACGCCCAGCCACACCGGCAGCAGAGCATGATCCTCGTCCCGCGCGATACCCCGGGCGTCACGATCAAGCGCGGCATGCACGTGTTCGGCTACACCGACGGCGACCACGGCGGTCACGCCGAGGTGCTCTTCGACGGCGTGCGCGTGCCGGCCGAAAACCTCATCGCCACCGAGGGCGCCGGGTTCGCGATCGCCCAGGCCCGACTCGGCCCCGGCCGCATCCACCACTGCATGCGCGCGATCGGCATGGCCGAGCGGGCGCTGGAGCTCATGTGCCGCCGCACGCTCTCGCGCGAGACGTTCGGGAAGCCGATCGCCGAGTCCGGGGTGGTGCAGGACTGGATCGCCGAATCGCGCGTGAAGATCGAGCAGCAGCGGCTGCTGGTGCTCAAGACCGCGTGGCTGATGGACACCGTGGGCAACCAGGGCGCGCACACGGAAATCCAGGCCATCAAGATCTCCACGCCGATCACCGTGGAGTGGATCCTCGACAAGGCCGTGCAGGCCCACGGCGCCGGTGGCGTGAGCCAGGACTTCCCGCTGGCCGAGCTGTGGGCGGGCGTGCGCACGCTGCGCCTGGCCGACGGGCCGGACGAGGTGCACAAGCGGTCGCTGGCGCGCCGCGAGCTGAAGAAGTACCGGGCGGAGGCAGGCCGATGACCGTGACCGCGGACGACCTGCGCGGGCAGGTGGAACAGTTCCTCGCCGCGCACGACCCGAAGACCACCGAGCGGCTGGAGTTCCTGCGCGCCCGCTACGACGCGGGGCTCGCGTGGGTGCACTTCCCCGAGGGCCTCGGGGGCCAGGCCGCGCCGCGGGCGCTGCAGCCGGTCGTCGACGCCGCGTTCGCCGCGGCCGGCGCGCCGGACAACGACCCGCGCCGCATCGGTATCGGCCTCGGCATGGCCGCGCCGACCATCCTCGCGTTCGGCACCGACGAGCAGCGCAAGCGCTACCTGCGTCCACTGTGGACGGGGGTGGAGGTGTGGTGCCAGCTGTTCAGTGAACCCGGCGCCGGCTCCGACCTCGCCGCGCTCGGCACGCGCGCGGTGCGCGACGGCGACGACTGGGTCGTGACCGGGCAGAAGGTGTGGACCTCGGGCGCGCACAACGCGCAGTGGGCCATCCTCGTCACCCGCACTGACCCGGACGTGCCCAAGCACCAGGGCATGACGTACTTCATGTGCGACATGACCGCCCCGGGGGTCGAGGTGCGGCCACTGCGCCAGATCACCGGTGAGGCCGAGTTCAACGAGGTCTTCCTCACCGGTGTACGGATCCCCGATGCGCAGCGGCTCGGCGCCGTCGGCGAAGGCTGGAAGGTCGCGCAGACCACGCTGATGAACGAGCGCGTGGCCATCGGCGGCAACGCGCTGCCGCGCGAGGGCGGCCTGGTCGGCATGGTCGCGAAGACCTGGCGCGAGCGGCCCGAGCTGCGCACGCCGGAGCTGCGCGACCGGCTCGTGCAGCACTGGGTGGAGGCCGAATCGTTGCGGCTGGCGGGTTCGCGGCTGCGCCAGCAGCTCGCGGCGGGCGCGCCCGGGCCGGAGGGCTCCGCGATGAAGGTGGCGTTCTCCGAGCTGAACCAGAAGCTCACCGGCCTGGAGATCGAGCTGCTCGGGGAAGAGGGCCTGCGCTACGACGACTGGACGCTGCGGCGGCCGGACAAGGTCGACTTCCTCGGGCGCGAAGCGGGGTACCGCTACCTGCGCGCGAAGGGCAATTCGATCGAGGGCGGGACCTCGGAGATCCTGCGCAACATCATCTCCGAACGCGTGC encodes:
- a CDS encoding MaoC family dehydratase; this translates as MRVFTNIDEFAAAAGEHLGESEWLTVTQERVQRFAEATDDYQWIHLDTEKAAAGPFGTTIVHGFLTLSLLPHFGSQVYRVDGLKMGINYGLNKVRFPQPVKVGAKVRGSADLLEVTDVAGGKQAVVRWTVEIDGEAKPACVAEFVARLIA
- a CDS encoding acyl-CoA dehydrogenase family protein translates to MDFAFDSRTEELRGQLLEFMDSHVYPAEPVFEEQLAQRENPWTSVPIVEELKAEARKRGLWNFFLPGEDGAGLTNLQYAPLAEITGRSPRLAPTAVNCAAPDTGNMEVLHMFGSEQQKKQWLQPLLDGEIRSAFAMTEPDVASSDARNIATSIRRDGDEYVVNGRKWFISGAMNPNCKIMIVMGKTDPDAQPHRQQSMILVPRDTPGVTIKRGMHVFGYTDGDHGGHAEVLFDGVRVPAENLIATEGAGFAIAQARLGPGRIHHCMRAIGMAERALELMCRRTLSRETFGKPIAESGVVQDWIAESRVKIEQQRLLVLKTAWLMDTVGNQGAHTEIQAIKISTPITVEWILDKAVQAHGAGGVSQDFPLAELWAGVRTLRLADGPDEVHKRSLARRELKKYRAEAGR
- a CDS encoding phosphotransferase family protein, which produces MTPSDPPGLDLARLRAYLDEQRPGLVAGELTGEVVQGGRSNLTYIVDDGASRWVVRRPPLGHVLPTAHDMAREFTVISGLAGTAVPVPGTVLLCQDPDVLGAQFYVMEFVEGTPYRTDAELAKLGTERTREIGYRLVDTLVDLHAVNPGDVGLGDFGRPDGFLERQLRRWKKQLDGSRSRDLPGADELHDSLAAKLPTSPPATIVHGDYRLDNVLVDADDRITAVLDWEMSTLGDPLTDLALLVAYAERDKVSLQMVSNASSAPGYPSPDEVIARYAELSGRDVSALNWYVSFAFFKLAVILEGIYFRYRKGQTVGAGFESIGDAVAPLVSHGYETLKEEK
- a CDS encoding acyl-CoA dehydrogenase family protein; protein product: MTVTADDLRGQVEQFLAAHDPKTTERLEFLRARYDAGLAWVHFPEGLGGQAAPRALQPVVDAAFAAAGAPDNDPRRIGIGLGMAAPTILAFGTDEQRKRYLRPLWTGVEVWCQLFSEPGAGSDLAALGTRAVRDGDDWVVTGQKVWTSGAHNAQWAILVTRTDPDVPKHQGMTYFMCDMTAPGVEVRPLRQITGEAEFNEVFLTGVRIPDAQRLGAVGEGWKVAQTTLMNERVAIGGNALPREGGLVGMVAKTWRERPELRTPELRDRLVQHWVEAESLRLAGSRLRQQLAAGAPGPEGSAMKVAFSELNQKLTGLEIELLGEEGLRYDDWTLRRPDKVDFLGREAGYRYLRAKGNSIEGGTSEILRNIISERVLGLPSEPRVDKDVAWKDLPR